One genomic region from Thalassotalea sp. PS06 encodes:
- a CDS encoding GNAT family N-acetyltransferase translates to MIRNATIADSQVIADIYNGYIRDTSITFEETLVDAQIIGSRISKVVDQLNLPWIVYEDEGQIIGYAYASQWKERSAYRYSVEVTVYLVPEQLGKGIGRKLYDELFLRLKQLNIHCALAVITLPNEASVRLHEKLGMKKVAVFPEVGLKFGKWHDVGYWHIIL, encoded by the coding sequence ATGATCCGCAATGCAACAATCGCCGACTCTCAGGTTATCGCTGATATCTACAATGGTTATATACGTGATACGTCAATTACCTTTGAAGAAACACTAGTCGATGCGCAGATTATAGGATCGAGAATTTCCAAGGTAGTAGATCAGCTGAATTTGCCTTGGATTGTTTATGAAGACGAAGGGCAAATTATTGGCTATGCGTATGCAAGCCAGTGGAAAGAGCGCTCCGCCTATCGATATTCTGTAGAAGTTACGGTTTATCTTGTGCCCGAGCAGCTCGGAAAGGGGATAGGTCGCAAATTATATGATGAATTATTCCTGCGCTTGAAGCAGTTAAACATTCATTGTGCTTTGGCGGTTATCACCTTACCTAACGAAGCGAGTGTTCGTCTTCACGAAAAGCTCGGAATGAAAAAAGTCGCTGTTTTTCCCGAAGTTGGCCTGAAGTTTGGGAAATGGCATGACGTAGGTTACTGGCACATTATTCTTTAA
- a CDS encoding WG repeat-containing protein, with protein MQFPGTLINRLALYLYSGSTTLFLTLIAMLMIAMANPALAFVKKTLAPKELRYDEAFWQGKDEESGFEVGLEISSNLSLGIIKNDPFYLCSGTWRLQTVSIPEIDASLAGVPTELKISELPAQVVDKLALQQAEVLLALDKQNNYRLDCLLGKFSPSNNSSVSNNMPVIADWEKFVINGVDEQYVNATLAKDVVYGFVGTLRKDTTAKIAQYKPQIIDLDLDLSALKIWLAEQAQHKLLQSGSYELLNASDANLAYDKETGFDDIQFDLFIRSLYEQKRVNEGTEKIEQQFTVGPLESKLENRQGYLNRTCASSASLQQVVGSWFSGTSMFKLVEKCHNKVPDYGFVRTEHCAVQNTDVLAFDDISESAYCKNPLMQFVSLKDGSAVSQASYLDTSGFSNIGLAAVQGADNEWQVITNGFNTVKTLPDITGFKGGFHNERIIFRSSNGLYGAMDTSFNIVIPPKFEEIQSFSSKITRVKMRDRYGVIDRSGEWVVPAKFNQAGFVENGHILVREDKQLQSPWLLINSQGILIKQTDDAGQTPPSMQALLK; from the coding sequence ATGCAATTCCCTGGTACTTTAATTAATCGTCTTGCTTTGTATTTGTATAGTGGTTCAACGACTCTATTCCTGACTCTGATCGCCATGCTGATGATTGCTATGGCAAACCCAGCATTAGCCTTTGTGAAGAAAACCCTAGCGCCAAAAGAACTTCGTTACGATGAGGCGTTCTGGCAAGGCAAAGATGAAGAATCAGGCTTTGAAGTGGGTTTAGAAATCAGTAGTAACCTAAGCCTTGGTATTATCAAAAACGATCCATTTTATCTTTGCTCCGGAACCTGGCGCCTGCAAACGGTCTCTATTCCCGAAATTGATGCCAGCCTGGCTGGCGTACCAACAGAGCTAAAAATCAGTGAACTACCAGCACAAGTGGTGGATAAGCTTGCTTTGCAACAAGCCGAAGTTCTATTGGCCCTTGATAAGCAGAACAACTATCGCCTGGATTGCCTGTTAGGGAAGTTTTCACCGTCAAACAATTCTTCGGTAAGCAACAATATGCCGGTTATTGCCGACTGGGAAAAATTTGTCATTAATGGTGTTGATGAGCAGTACGTTAATGCTACGTTAGCGAAAGACGTCGTCTATGGTTTTGTCGGTACTTTACGCAAAGATACTACGGCTAAAATTGCCCAGTATAAACCACAAATTATTGATTTAGATCTCGATTTGTCTGCTCTGAAAATCTGGCTCGCGGAACAGGCGCAACACAAGTTACTGCAATCTGGCTCCTATGAACTGCTTAACGCTAGTGACGCGAACCTTGCTTATGATAAAGAAACGGGATTTGATGATATCCAGTTTGATCTGTTTATTCGCAGTTTATATGAGCAAAAGCGAGTAAATGAAGGTACCGAAAAAATTGAACAACAATTCACTGTCGGGCCTCTGGAAAGTAAGCTTGAGAACAGGCAAGGTTATCTAAACCGAACCTGTGCCAGTTCAGCAAGTTTGCAGCAGGTAGTTGGTAGTTGGTTCAGCGGTACGTCGATGTTCAAGCTGGTCGAAAAATGCCATAACAAAGTACCTGATTATGGGTTTGTAAGAACCGAACATTGCGCTGTTCAAAACACTGACGTTTTAGCTTTTGATGATATATCTGAATCAGCTTATTGTAAGAACCCACTGATGCAGTTCGTTTCTTTAAAAGATGGTTCGGCGGTCAGTCAGGCAAGTTACCTAGATACATCAGGATTTTCTAATATAGGATTAGCTGCGGTACAAGGTGCTGATAATGAATGGCAGGTGATTACCAATGGATTTAATACCGTTAAGACATTGCCAGACATCACTGGCTTTAAAGGTGGTTTCCATAACGAACGGATTATATTCCGCAGTAGCAATGGTTTGTATGGGGCCATGGATACCAGTTTTAACATCGTAATACCTCCAAAATTTGAGGAGATTCAAAGCTTTTCTTCGAAAATTACCCGTGTGAAAATGCGCGATCGTTATGGTGTTATCGACCGCTCTGGTGAATGGGTTGTCCCGGCTAAGTTTAATCAGGCCGGTTTTGTAGAAAACGGTCATATTCTGGTTCGCGAGGACAAGCAATTACAATCTCCGTGGCTGCTAATCAACAGCCAGGGAATTTTAATCAAGCAAACCGATGATGCCGGCCAGACCCCACCATCAATGCAGGCCTTACTCAAATAA
- a CDS encoding DUF2946 family protein translates to MKQLRYPLSILLLIIHLLSGVSSAFSGNQNLLLTADGNAVMIICTGQGVTYIDLEHYYLTGELEFVDADTEQQTEQYHCPVCLSYSNVDDDTDALQSLFLPAVESNTAVLTLLDAHRRINKFPSYFSRAPPSFT, encoded by the coding sequence ATGAAGCAATTACGTTATCCATTGTCCATCTTACTGCTAATCATTCACTTGCTCAGTGGAGTGAGTAGTGCATTTAGCGGTAATCAGAACCTGTTATTAACCGCAGATGGTAATGCGGTTATGATCATCTGTACGGGGCAAGGCGTAACTTACATTGATCTGGAACACTACTATCTTACCGGCGAACTTGAGTTTGTTGATGCAGATACTGAACAACAAACTGAGCAATATCACTGTCCGGTCTGTCTATCGTATTCGAATGTTGATGACGACACTGACGCTCTCCAATCTTTGTTTTTACCAGCTGTTGAATCGAACACAGCGGTTTTAACGTTACTCGACGCACATCGTCGAATAAATAAATTTCCCTCATATTTTAGTCGGGCGCCACCTTCCTTCACTTAA
- a CDS encoding transporter produces the protein MKINNNALAVCVVSLFANGSAHANMAEMMAPQSKAPIAVMGAHMHKKGKWMVSYRFMHKEMSGMLQGSDSISPEEIATQVANPFANPFANPPMSPPTVRVVPDEMTTQMHMVGLMYAPTNNLTLMAMLNYLDKSMDLITFAAGMGDTRLGEFSTASSGLTDSSVGGMYRLYDSDNHKLHANLNWLIPIGSIDEEDDVLTPMNMRMTMRLPYGMQIGTGSNQLQYGLTYNGKAPRMSWGAQGLYNSVLDDNDEGYRNGDMFRVTAWYAYRVLDKVSTSIRVSYHHQENIDGMDTMIMAPVTTANPNNYGFERIDIGLGANTVLGHGHRFALEWEIPLDTDVNGVQMEMDYMVTLGYQHMF, from the coding sequence ATGAAAATTAACAATAACGCACTGGCGGTTTGTGTTGTGTCTCTTTTCGCCAATGGCAGTGCGCACGCGAATATGGCAGAAATGATGGCTCCCCAGAGTAAAGCGCCAATCGCGGTGATGGGGGCGCATATGCATAAAAAGGGGAAGTGGATGGTTTCCTATCGATTCATGCATAAGGAAATGTCTGGCATGTTACAGGGTAGTGATAGTATCAGCCCGGAAGAAATCGCAACCCAGGTTGCCAATCCCTTTGCCAATCCCTTTGCCAATCCACCAATGTCTCCACCTACTGTACGTGTAGTTCCTGATGAGATGACCACGCAAATGCATATGGTCGGGTTAATGTACGCACCAACCAATAACCTTACCTTGATGGCAATGCTGAACTATCTGGATAAGTCGATGGATTTAATAACCTTTGCTGCAGGTATGGGGGACACTCGCCTCGGTGAATTTTCAACGGCAAGTAGCGGCCTGACAGACAGTAGCGTTGGCGGCATGTACCGTCTGTATGACAGCGACAACCATAAACTTCATGCCAATTTAAACTGGCTCATACCCATAGGTAGCATTGATGAAGAAGATGATGTGCTTACACCGATGAACATGCGCATGACAATGAGATTACCCTATGGCATGCAAATAGGCACGGGCAGTAATCAACTGCAATATGGATTGACGTACAACGGTAAAGCGCCTCGGATGAGTTGGGGAGCACAGGGGCTTTATAACAGCGTATTAGACGATAACGATGAAGGTTATCGCAATGGCGACATGTTTAGGGTGACAGCCTGGTACGCTTATCGTGTTTTAGATAAAGTAAGCACGTCTATCAGAGTTTCTTACCACCACCAGGAAAATATCGACGGTATGGATACAATGATTATGGCGCCTGTTACCACGGCAAATCCAAACAATTATGGCTTTGAACGTATTGATATCGGCCTGGGCGCTAATACTGTGCTTGGGCACGGCCATAGGTTCGCATTGGAATGGGAGATCCCATTAGATACCGACGTTAATGGTGTGCAAATGGAGATGGATTACATGGTTACTCTTGGCTACCAACATATGTTTTAG
- a CDS encoding zinc ribbon domain-containing protein YjdM, translating to MSFPPCPRCQSEFVYPDQDQLVCPECGHEWNPKELAEEETIKVKDANGSLLSDGDKVTVVKDLKIKGSSQVIKIGTKALVRRVLDKKDHELDCKVDGVGEMMVTAKFVKKA from the coding sequence ATGTCCTTTCCTCCCTGTCCACGATGTCAATCAGAATTCGTTTATCCTGATCAAGACCAACTTGTTTGTCCTGAATGCGGCCATGAATGGAATCCAAAAGAGTTAGCTGAAGAAGAAACCATCAAGGTTAAAGACGCGAATGGCAGCTTATTATCTGATGGTGATAAAGTTACGGTTGTCAAAGATCTGAAAATAAAAGGAAGTTCGCAAGTGATTAAGATTGGCACTAAGGCGCTAGTCAGACGGGTTTTGGATAAAAAGGATCATGAGCTGGACTGCAAGGTAGATGGCGTTGGTGAAATGATGGTTACCGCTAAGTTTGTGAAGAAAGCCTAG
- a CDS encoding DUF695 domain-containing protein: MFLFRIILILIAIQSNALAENLYFTAQGEQGGQPVIYRSMQDVPEGARESDYPTLVNIYWGYDNSENNGMPDSETNDKQIAFEDAISSLDSTGISHLMLVITGNGRKEWVWYVKDPAIWMSKFNQLLSSHQIYPIEIEIQKDPQWSTYHDFITGVSGL, translated from the coding sequence ATGTTCCTGTTCAGGATAATCCTTATCTTAATAGCGATACAGTCCAATGCACTGGCAGAAAACCTGTATTTTACCGCTCAGGGAGAGCAGGGTGGTCAGCCGGTGATTTATCGCAGCATGCAAGATGTACCCGAGGGTGCACGGGAATCCGATTATCCAACATTGGTCAACATATATTGGGGATACGATAATAGCGAAAATAATGGTATGCCCGATAGCGAGACTAACGATAAGCAAATCGCTTTTGAAGATGCTATCTCATCGTTAGATAGCACGGGCATTTCTCACCTTATGCTAGTGATAACAGGTAATGGCCGGAAAGAATGGGTTTGGTATGTCAAAGACCCTGCAATATGGATGTCGAAATTCAACCAGCTGTTATCCTCACACCAGATTTACCCGATTGAAATTGAGATCCAAAAAGATCCTCAATGGTCTACGTACCATGATTTTATTACCGGTGTGAGCGGTCTTTAG